Within the Camelus dromedarius isolate mCamDro1 chromosome 2, mCamDro1.pat, whole genome shotgun sequence genome, the region tagctataaaactaaaaataattttataatacttCAATAACAGAAACATTTCACTCCTGTTTCAACAAtctgaatttaattttcatgtcctgtaaattcttttcttcctaaaatcAGTGCTTGAACAGATTTCTCAAGGAACATAATCAAgtctttgcaaaagaaaaaaaaggagctcTGTGTCAGTTCCATTATACTAAAGTAAATTAgcaaatatatattaatgtggCCCTGTCACTGAATTGTAAGTAAATTGGTGGCTGAGACTGCAAGAACTTAGTCTCAGCTTTGAGTGATCACTACCTCAGTTTTGTACCCACCTCCATGTACTCTTAACCAGTTTCTCATCCTTGACTTCTGCCTCTTGTAGTTTAGCAATGCAATCTCTCTGCAAGTGTTTGACCAGGATTACTATTACAAACAAAATACTCATGTAAATAGAGTACAGGGAATCTGTAATATTTAAGAAGATTATCTTGAGATATCAAATATCTTGAGATATTCCAAATCTCCAAATTCCTGAATATGACTGTGTCATATAATGTCCTATACGAAAGTAGTGTGTGGACTTTTAGATATAGAAAGTTTCAGGTTTTGATGTTTCATTATTCAATTCAAGtcaaccacttttttttttcattgttattgaGGCTGCAATTTTTTAAACCTCTTCACTTTTTTTATTATCCTCACTTTtatatcagaaatattttttttatttcagaaacaaGTATCTAAGTTCTTATCGCTTTATCAAGGTGTGGCAACACAAAGCCTTGTTAACATGGAAGTCTAGCTTAGTGACTTAGGATCAGTCATGAACTAAATGACTTGCAGTAATACACCAGCCTCAGTTACTGTCaattattaaatgaaattaatgaaatttggGGGAGGAATCCCCTGAAGATAGCAAATTTTCAAAGACTAACTGTTCAGATAAAAAGGAACAGCAGTATTTTTAATGTCAGTTGTAGATGGTGCGTGTCATTTCATCTGAAGTAGTAACTTCAGCTGGACCCACATCCAAGTAAACATTGTGTGAAGCTGAGTTCCTTCACCCAGTGCTCAGTGACCACCCTGACCTCTACCACTCTGGTGAAAGGGAAGAACTATGGCTAATCTGCAAGACTTGGGGATATGTTTATGCAAAGAGTGAAAAGAGAAACAATTTGAAATTTCCCTTGGGAACTgtttacttctttgcaactcttCTCAAAGCACCTATAACCTCTTTATTTCTCAAGCTGTAAATAAATGGGTTTAGCAGGGGGATTATAATTGTGTAAAACAGGGAATATATTTTGTCCTGATCTTCAGCTAGGCTAGATGCAGGGCACACATACATGAAAATGAGAGTGCCGTAGTACAATGAAACAGAGAGCATATGGGCACTGCACGTGGAGAAGGCTTTGCTTCTGcccttttcagacttttttttcagaatgtcaaAGAGCACACGAGTATAAGAGATTATGATGGTCATTAAAGTGGAAATTTGTATAAAAGCTCCAAAAATAAGTAGCATTAGTGCATTAATAGATGAGTCATTGCATGAAATTTTGAACAGCTGTAAAATTTCACAATAGAAATAATATATTACATTAGACCTGCAGAAAGTTAATCTTAATAACAAGCTCACATGAATCAAAGGATGCAGAAAACCAATTGCATATGAAATACTAATCAGGTGAGTGCAGAGTCTGGTGGACATCACCACTGGATAAAGCAAGGGATTGCATATGGCTacatagcggtcataggccatcactACCAGGAGGAAACATTCTGTGGTTGCACtggaagctaaaaaataaaattgagtgaTACACTCAGCTAGGGATATCTCTGCAGTCTTGTCTAAGAAACTGACCAGCATCCTGGGTGTTATAGAGCTTGAACTGCAAGCATCTGCAAAGGCTAAACCACCAAGGAACAAGTACATGGGTGTGTGAAGATGGGTATCCTTCCAAATAAGAGCCATCAGTCCAAGGTTGCCCACCAGGGTGGTGAGGTAGATGATTAagaacaggaggaagaggagaaccTGCAGCCATGGTCTCTGTGTAAGTCCTGTGAGAACAAATTTAGTCACCAGAGTCTTGTTTCCTTCTGACATACTCACACTTGATCACTGTTATGAGAAAATATGTGACAAAGACAATCACTAAAGATAACATAAAGTAGTggcattttatttgcaaattaaaCTATACCTTAGTGTTGTTTTCCATTTAATTCgcagtttttaaagtttaacttTTATCCAAAAGTAAGTCTGTTTACAAATTCTATGTTCAGGTGTCTGACTCTAAAAttggaaaaaactgaaataagTACAAATATGTGAGGGAATATTAAAACCATGTGGAAGACAATTGATGAGGAAGAGACACA harbors:
- the LOC105087750 gene encoding olfactory receptor 5AC2 isoform X2; the protein is MSEGNKTLVTKFVLTGLTQRPWLQVLLFLLFLIIYLTTLVGNLGLMALIWKDTHLHTPMYLFLGGLAFADACSSSSITPRMLVSFLDKTAEISLAECITQFYFLASSATTECFLLVVMAYDRYVAICNPLLYPVVMSTRLCTHLISISYAIGFLHPLIHVSLLLRLTFCRSNVIYYFYCEILQLFKISCNDSSINALMLLIFGAFIQISTLMTIIISYTRVLFDILKKKSEKGRSKAFSTCSAHMLSVSLYYGTLIFMYVCPASSLAEDQDKIYSLFYTIIIPLLNPFIYSLRNKEVIGALRRVAKK
- the LOC105087750 gene encoding olfactory receptor 5AC2 isoform X1, with the translated sequence MSEGNKTLVTKFVLTGLTQRPWLQVLLFLLFLIIYLTTLVGNLGLMALIWKDTHLHTPMYLFLGGLAFADACSSSSITPRMLVSFLDKTAEISLAECITQFYFLASSATTECFLLVVMAYDRYVAICNPLLYPVVMSTRLCTHLISISYAIGFLHPLIHVSLLLRLTFCRSNVIYYFYCEILQLFKISCNDSSINALMLLIFGAFIQISTLMTIIISYTRVLFDILKKKSEKGRSKAFSTCSAHMLSVSLYYGTLIFMYVCPASSLAEDQDKIYSLFYTIIIPLLNPFIYSLRNKEVIGALRRILQKKKKITGQYH